ggaaatggttttcaatgttcaggcccctgtgaccttgacctttgatggagtgaccccaaaatcaatagggtcatctactcttcatgaccaatcatcctatgaagtttcaacattctgggtcaagtggttctaatctctagttattgatcagaaatggttttcaatgttcaggcccttgtgaccttgaccttcgacggagtgaacccaaaatcaataggggtcatctactcttcatgaccaatcatcctatgaagtttccacattctgggtcaagtggttctctagttattgatcataaatggtttcaaatgttcaggcccgtgaccttgacctttgatggagtgaccccaaaaacaatcggggtcatctactttgcatgtacagtcatcctatggagtttcaacattctgggtcaagtggttctctagttattgatcagaaatggttttcaatgttcaggcccctgtgaccttgacctttgacagagtgaccccaaaaccaatacgggtcatctactcttcatgaccaatcatcctatgaagtttcaacattctgggtcaagtggttctctagttattgatcggaaatggttttcaatgttcaggcccctgtgaccttgacctttgaccccaaaaacaataggggtcgtctactccagaagccctacaaccctatgaagtttgtaggtcaaatggttctccagttattgctcggaaatgaagtgtgacatacggacagggcaaaaacaatatctcCCCCAGacgcagggggggggggggggacataataATATTTaccatttcattaaaaacatgaGTTCTCCAGAACTGTCTGTGGCACCAATAATTCTTTCTGGCTGCAAACCCCTGTCAAATCCTCTTGGTTTATTATCATCttcctgaaaaacaaaaaacaattctTAATGTATCTGCTACAGAAGTAATCTCATCTTTAAGCATACAGGAGGCACAAAATCAAGCCAGGAGGTTATAATACTTTGACATCAGTAGGACAAGTAACAGCAATAGACTGATACATCAAGTTCTATAGAAAACTTATGACCTGAAAAAAATTGTCGtatatgtgttttttttcaagataGATAACACGTTTAGCCCTACCTATCTAAAAAGACTAACTGAAATCCATGTTTATTGTAGGTCCTTTTCAGttgtattcattttctttttaatatttattatatgaattattttgTCATTCACCTTCACTATTATGGaataattttgcattttcagtATTCCCATAAGGCTCCCACATTTTACAACAGGGGTCCGTATGTGTAAATACATTATTCCGTCATATTTAACAGTAAAAAAATCTCAGTCCCGGCAATGTCCGGCAAGATTTTCAGGTGTTTTGATGTTTTGAATTGTTTGATGTGATTACATGGCATAATGGAAAGCACTGTATACAGCCTTCTTACATGGTTGGTTCTGTCAAGATAACAACATTTATCTAGTCATCAAACAAGTGTGTAAAATAAGGCTGTTGTTACCCAAAATGGGACAATGTAATTGAGCTGctccatgagaaagccaacatagtgcgtttgcgaccagcatggatccagacctgccagcgcgtccgcgcagtctggtcaagatccatgctgtttgctttcaaagcctattgcgattagagaaacccattagtgaaaagcatggatcctgaccagactgcgcaggctgatctggatccatgttggctgcatatgcactatgttggttttctcatggtgcggctcaatttacACTTGTTTTGTTCAGTTTCACATGCAGAAAAAACTTATTTGACAGGTGATGCTGTTTTGGTACATAATGTCTCCTTAACATTGTGATGCCATTCTGTGCATGGGTAACAAACTTTCCAGAGATATGCCCATTAACAATGAACTGCTAAATTTGGAGAACAGACACTATCAATGTTTGCAATTTTGAGTAATCCATGAGTGATAATACCAGAAACTTGGGAGATCCAGCTGGTTATAGAACCTggtcaagatattatgcccatgaacattgtgaccaagtttgttGAACACTGGATCAGAAATGCTAAAGTTAAAAGAACAGACAACTTTTGAGGAAGTCTCCTTCCACTGCAGGTTATCTAAAAATACACCCTTCTTGGTGTATAAATATGAAATGATGATATGAAGAGGGATTTATTCTCAGTTTGTTTCACCATAGTAAGCAACAGTTATATTTAGTATGACAAACATGTACAgatgatttagcattaatttaGAAATTGTGCATTGGTGAGTGTAATACTCACAGCACCACCAGTTCTCACTTCTGCAACTTTCTTCTTCTTCCTAGACGAGCCTGAATCTACCTCTCCATTAGGCTTTCTCTTTTTCTCTGcctctttctttttcttttctgttctaCTCGTTTCATATTCTGCAATGAGGTCTGGACAGTCAAGGTTGGCTTCTGGCTCCCATGTATTCTCAGAGCTGAAAATCAAAGACGAGAATGGTGTTGGCAACAGTCAAATTGTTAAATAGACAAACAACAATCTCTGACCTCTTGAGAGCCTGTGCCTAAACCAAAATTTGTGGGAAATTCAACTcccaaaattgggaaaataagcaaatttcTGCAATTGGGATGGGTCCGAAATTTGGCCCCAAAAATCCCTGTGAATAGAATgcttttttaaatgaacatacaGTAATTGAGCGCTATTTTTTTCTTTGTCCTGGAATGTCTGCATGTTTCTTTATTACATATACagcatcattattgaccaaaccAATCCGCAAAAACAATAATAAACTTTAGAAATTTAAATGAGGGTTTTTCTGGGGGACACAAAACTCAAAATCTATGCCAGAGAAATACTCTCTACTGCCACTTTAAAATCATTGCATCTTTCTGTTATCCATCGTAACTTTGAGTGTCTTCACATGCCCCGATTATATAGCAAAACTCTTTTGatactggtcatgaccagctaAATATACTAAATGAAAGCTTACTCTGGGTAACCTTTCCATTTAAGAAGATACTCCTTGCGTCCATTCCTAACCCGGACATCTACAACTCGCTCCACTGTGAATTCTTCCTCGGCCTCTTCCTCCTCATCCATAGGGTCATCTTCATTGTGTTTAGACATTTCTATCTGAAAGCAaaagattacatttttttctgtatatttattttgaaaatgtttttacagcctacctgtccaatacatgtttaacTATCCTGTCCTGTATTGTTCCattcttaaaatattctcaaacaagagctgtctgtaagacagcgcgctccactatttggcaATTAGAcagtaaaacaaatttatgtctcaattgtattgtactaaagttatatccagaaagagaagattgccaaaaaaaaaactttcaagtataaaaggggcataattctgtcaaaaatacaattagagttatggggattgtaaccacacatgcagatggtgATTATAAAGAACTATTtataatttcaagtcattatcttttaaagtaccaaagatatgtctatttataaacgaagctttcaaaaaacattaaccttaaaaataacctttagAAGAGTAACACCTTGGTgcccttgaccttgggtataatgggcccaggcCCTGCacattgtttgtatgctggacaatgtttatgtgaacttacagtacgatataagtaatagtaacaaagatatgacagaaaaacaaaggttgcctaaaaactttaaccttaaaaatactatgtataacaccttggtgggcttgactttgggtataatgggcccagcccctgcacatactttgttcgcatgctgaacaatgttgatgtgaagttacagtaagatataagcaatagcaacaaagaacaagagggccatgaaggccctgtatcgcacatctgacctattgacctaaagatcatcaagattaacattctgaccaagtttcattaagatatggtcataaatgtggcctctacagtgttaactagctattcctttgatttgaccacatgacctagtttttgaccagacatgacccagattcgaacttgacctaaagatcatcaagtttaacattctgactaagtttcatgaagatacagtcataaatgtggcctctagagtgttaataagcttttcctatgatttgacctagtggcctagtttttgaccccacctgactcagatttaaacttgaccgaaagatcatcaagattaacattctgaccaagtttcataaagatatggttataaatgtggcctctaaaatgttaactagcttttcctttgatttgacccggtgacctagtttttgaccagacatgactcagattcaaacttgtcctaaagatcatcaaatttaacattcagactaagtttcatgaagatacaatcataaatatggcctctagagtgttaacaagcttttcctttgatctgacctggtgacctagtttttgaccccacctaacccagatttaaacttcagctatagatcatcaagattacaaattctgaccaagtttcttgaagatacagtcataaatgtggcctctagagtgttaacaagcttttcctttgatctgacctggtgacctagtttttgaccccagatgacccaatatcgaacttgtccaagattttattgagggtaacattctgaccaagtttcattaagattgggccaaaaatgtgacatctagagtgttaacagtcaaattgttgacgacagacgacggacacagggcgatcaaaaaagctcacctaaaaacaaaggttgcccaaaaacttttaaccaagaaagctggCGCAAACGCCGGGATGAGTAGACTAGCACCCTTATACTCCGAATACTGGAGCTAAAAATGGTGTACCATgtctatgaatatttatcaaatttgcataaaatgaagtGTAAATTTTCTTAGAACATTTCCTTtgcaataaatgtttttaaaacttttggttACTTATTTCTTCCTTTTTAATCGATTTGTCATTATAAATTTTGCCAACCTTCCATTTTTACTTGTTGAAATACAGTTATTAAACTATCATGATAGATCGAATTCAGtccatggcccctagattttgggctgggcccctacattgttggagaaaatgcccatatacctaatgttaaacatttgtttttgacagtctgggtccCTCAATAAAAcgagaaattgcttttgtaatgagagatcacagagtgatcttggcacccaccaatgtgccatttttgtgtgttccaaatttcaagacttattgactagctcaaggtcaaatttcatttccgtacacaacactgtgcatgtggtctaaattcgaaagctgcagcttgagaaatgtgaaagtaggtcactagatcaatttcaaggacaaagttctttgtacacaaaactatgcatgtgcatcaagtttgaagactgtagtttgagaaatctgaaagtaggtcactaggtcaatcttaaggtcaaagtttatttcggtacaaaaaactatgcaagtggtccaaattttaaggctgtagcttgagaaatgtgaaagtaggtcactaggtcttaatcaaggtcaaatttcatttcagaaaacacaaatatatgcatgtggtccaaatttgaagcatgtaccttcaaaaatgtgaaagtaggtcactaggtcaatgtcaaggtcaaagtttttttcagtgcacaaaactatgcatgtggtccaaatttgaaggttgtagctacagaaatgtgaaagtaggtcaccaggtcaaaatcaaggtcaactcatgtcaaggttcatcttgccactcaaaaccatacatgtggtccaaatctgaatgttgtaggttattgacaagaagtttttaaaagcttttccctatataagtctatatgaactatgtgacccccagggcgaggccatatttgaccctagagggataattttaacaaacttggtagagaaccactagacgatgctacattacaaatatcaaagccctaggctttgtggtttggacaagaagattttcaaagtttttccctatatatgtctatgtaaaccaggtgacctccggggcggggccatatctgaccctagggggataatttgaacaatcttagtagaagaccactagatgatgtcacatacaaaatatcaaagccgtaggccctgtggttttggacaaggtttttcaatgtttttccctatataagtctatataaaccatgtgacccccggggcggggccatattaaaCCCCAGGGaattaatttgaattatcttggtagaggaccactagatgatgcttcataccaaatatcaaagccctaggctctgtggttttgggcaagaagattttcaaagtttttccctatataagtctatgtaaattatagaaataaacaaagggccataacttactaaaaaattgttgaaccagtctgattttcagggggacacaactagggtaccaatacatcattctgacaaagtttgcgataacgagaaattgttaacggaaggacggacggacgcagagtgatttgaatagcccaccatctaatGATGgtcagtgattcattttgaaatctAAAGATACGAGTCCATGGGActcacatattttgaaacaatgagtcCCAGCCAGTGAGTAATGAgtcatgcaagttgaaaaaggaactaaatatgcttaatatataataatataacgttactaattttattatttccagtctttgtttaagtctattaatttaaagtaaataaattcactgaaaatgtcagtgattctgttttcttatctttGTAAACCTTGTGAACCTAATGTGATTAAtctgcaaattaaagtttttttcactcttgcaattattgtccaaaccaagaaaaccctttaaatatgaatacaattaattaaaaatgttaattccatatcagcagtaaataaatcaagctcccagtgctaatgcactcaaagtcacagtcactttaaataacacatatgtgaattaaatacatgtcaatagcagtgacatcactatgacatcactcGAAtactgtcttctttgatctgctggtgtctctttgatctgctggtgtcggcTCACatcaaaagaaacagttgtcaaacatgtttaaccCAATTTCTAAATTTGATGCGTCAAAAATTTGGGTAAATTTCAGTTACCTTATTTTAATctcagaaagtgtcagtgattaAAATTATGCTTCTAAAGTCTTAattggttttgaaaaatatgagtaaaattaagtggatttaaggaaattattcgagccagtcaaggtaagatactttctaaaggtcaaaaaaAAGCATGTGTAAGCTAATGTACCTGTAATATAAATCTCTtctgctttgtttgtttgttttgggtttaacgccgcttttcaacagtatttcagtcatataacggcgggcagttaacctaaccagtgttcctggattctgtaccagtacaaacctgttctccgcaagtaactgccaacttccccacatgaatcagaggtggagctcttctgctttgtttatcaacagtcagtttacaaaacaagtgtcaccttcgcacttctcggtaatctgaagtaggcggagcttaaattatgtcATCGTAtattccagtcaagtgtcaacaggctAATAGCGGGTAACTGGTGGGGTGTGGATaaaaaaaatcgggcgacttgaattttgctttgatgttagattagagcgaagtggggagctaaaaagcgactatttcgctcaagtctcTCCCTAGCTCAAGCCCTATTCTTTACAAATCGAACGGTGATAAGGTAAATTTTGTTTGCGTCCCTTGGCTGCACATATTTTAAATTAACGCGTCTCCCATGAAAAATACGCGTCTTTGACGCAGGACGCACGGCAAAATGAATCACtggatggtgggctaaaaaagcacatgtctccctcaatgcaaagtcctataggcaagaagtcaataggggtcaggagcgaaagtcaaagagacactgatggttggctgcaatagggatcatctacttggcatgtccagtcaacccgctaaatttcaacactattggcctagtggttctcaagtcactgttcaggctcctgtgaccttgacgtttgatcaagtgacctcaaaataaataggggtcatctactctgcatgttcaatcatcctattaagtttcaacattctaggtcaagtggttctaaagttattctccagaaatgattttacatgaccaggccccatgtgactttgacctttaatagactgaccccaaaataaatagggatcatctactctgcatgttcaatcatcctatgaagtttcaacattctgggtaaagtggttctcaagttattgatcggaaatagttttccatgttcaggctcctgtgaccttgacctttaacagagtgacaccaaaatcaataggggtcatctactctgcatgttcaatcatcctatgaagtttcaacattctgggttgaatggttctcaagttattgaccggaaatggttttcaatgttcaggcccctatgaccttgacctttaacagagtgattccaaaatcaatagggatcatctactctgcatgttcaatcatcctatgaagtttcaacattctgggtcaagtggttctcaagttattgattggaaattgttttccatgttcaggctcctgtgaccttgacctttaacagagtgaccccaaaattgataggggtcatctactctgcatgttcaatcatcctatgaagtttcaacattctgggtcaagtggtactgaagttattgatcggaaatggttttcaatgttcaggcccctgtgaccttgacctttgacagaatgaccccaaaaacaataggggtcatctactctacatgaccaatcatcatatgaagtttaaatattctgggtcaagtggttctctagttattgatcggaaatggttttcaatgttcaggcttctgtgaccttgacctttgacagagcgaccccaaaaacagtaggggtcatctactcttcatgaccaatcatcctatgaagtttcaacattctgggtgaagtgttTCTCTagttaatgatcggaaatggtttacaatgttcaggcccatgtgaccttgacctttgacggagtgaccaaaaatcaataggggtcatctactcttcatgaccaatcatcctatgaagtttcaacattcagggtcaagtggttctctagttattgatcagaaatggttttcaatgttcaggcccccgtgaccttgacctttgacggagtgacctcaaaatcaataggggtcatttactcttcatgaccaatcatcctatgaagtttcaacattttgggtcaagtggttctctagttattgatcggaaatggttttcaatgttcaggcccctgtgaccttgacctttgactgagtgaccccaaaaacagtaggggtcatctactcttcatgaccaatcatcctatgaagtttcaatattctgggtgatgtggttctctagctattgatcagaaatggttttcaatgttcaggcccctgtgaccttgacctttgacggagtgaccaaaaatcaataggggtcatctactcttcatgaccaatcatcctatgaagtttcaacattatgggtcaagcggttctctagttattgatcagaaatggttttcaatgttcaggcccctgtgaccttgacctttgacggagtgaccccaaaatcaataggggtcatctattcttcatgaccaatcatcctatgaagtttcaacattctgggtgaagtggttctctagttattgatcggaaatggttttcaatgttcaggcccctgtgaccctgacctttgacggagtgaccccaaaatcaataggggtcatctactcttcatgaccaatcatcctatgaagtttcaacattctgggtcaagtggttctctagttattgatcggaaatggttttcaatgttcaggcccctgtgaccttgacctttgacagagtgaccccaaaaacaatatgggtcgtctactctagcagtcctacaaccctatgaagtttgaaggttctaggtcaaatggttctccagttattgctcggaaatgaagtgtgacctatggacggaaggaaggacagggcaaaaacaatatgggggatagctagtttatatccctgtgcTGTCTTAGGCAAACAAAAATGTGTGTTCTGATTTAATGtcttttcaacaaattttcagtcatataaatgactgtgtctacttgtagctACAAGTACAATGCCCAACGTTaattatagtgctgcctcacacCTGACACCTAGAAAAACCCTAGAGGATTATAATCTCGTCGTCCAGTTACTGTACAGCTAGAATGCAGACTAGGCGTCCTTTTATCTGACAGCTGGACACTTCCTTCAGTATTTCCGCACAACATGTGACGATGTTTCAAGTTCTAACATTGCgaaataatacaattttttttatttcaaatgcacCAAAAGGCTTAATCTTTCTAGTGACAGTGGAATTACAGAGCAAGGCATCAACTGTTAGCTTCCAACAGAGTAAAGCATCAGCAATTCTGCATGCTCTAGATAACCTGGCCACTGTAGCCTGCAACATTCTAATTAACCCTGTTGCCACTGTGGTCTTTTTATGAAGAAAAACAAAGGTCTGCCGAGCCATGACCACTTGCTTGCAAGTCTGGTGCTCTACTGAGCTAACTGGGCGTCTGCTAACTCAGAAGCCTCAAGTAACGTTTTACAGCCTATTATGCCacaaaatcaaacataaaatttatatcCTAATAATGTGAAATTTTATATCTTCATGGTTTTACTTTGTATAAAGTATGCCGAGTTTTACAAAGTGCTGCAATTTGTTACTACCATTACAGCTGCTACAGCCTAACAGGTGGTATCCTAACTCACCCATTTCCTCACTGCCATTGAATATGTTACTAAAAACAttgcatactggtactgatgataaatctgaacagaaaatgaggtcttctacctgtaactttttttatttctgcaaattgttatcaatggtcggtatcaaaataaagcttaacatttgctgaaaactttacataattcaaagtTATATATAATAAGCAAACTCGCACGAAaagaggccctgaaaggggtttgttaaatggggactgtatgaatgttgactgatgataaattcgaccaccgtcatttacaaaattttcttcgtagtattatattgaaactttttccgaaaagctgcaacagtcattcctgatcaagtaatgaaaagtgacccaatgtcaggccttcatgtgtcgacagtgagcatgcgcaaaaaacacctttgtccccagtaattttggataaatattttttatacagataaatataagtcatttatttatacagaatatttaccaattttgtttttgtttacaccagttggtgttgtaagtggaaacggtatcaagtcaactcgtccccgattagatcatttcgtccccctcatgataaaatttggtcaactcgcccccccttttggtaattttgttcccctaaatattttaggcatttttgttttttttaatgatatttttgactttgaaaacttgtatttaaaatcatcgtgagttttgaaggagttatattggaaatagttaactttaaataattaggttttataaaataataaaagaaatatactgaaaatataagacaattaactgaaataaaataaaataaaaataaatataatgccaacaactaatatctgtcacatatgttttactaaacataaccaacatgctttaaatatattcatttttgtcattaaaataataaaaaaatacttcaaaagtagggAGACATTGGTTTCTAAAAAAAAGTTGAATGAGTATAACCCTGCATacgaaaggtgttaaaggttattaatcacattaaaaggcgttgattgggctgactggaaggtgttaatggtatttaattgcaagAAAAGTTGTTGATTGACCAAATGAAAAGTGTCAAAATTTTCCTAGTAAAATTAAATGCGCTAATAGT
The Mercenaria mercenaria strain notata chromosome 10, MADL_Memer_1, whole genome shotgun sequence genome window above contains:
- the LOC123559892 gene encoding chromobox protein homolog 1-like isoform X2 codes for the protein MSKHNEDDPMDEEEEAEEEFTVERVVDVRVRNGRKEYLLKWKGYPDSENTWEPEANLDCPDLIAEYETSRTEKKKKEAEKKRKPNGEVDSGSSRKKKKVAEEDDNKPRGFDRGLQPERIIGATDSSGELMFLMKWKDSDEADLVPARQANVKCPQIVIAFYEERLTWHNHNDDDDKDGS
- the LOC123559892 gene encoding chromobox protein homolog 1-like isoform X1, translated to MSKHNEDDPMDEEEEAEEEFTVERVVDVRVRNGRKEYLLKWKGYPDSENTWEPEANLDCPDLIAEYETSRTEKKKKEAEKKRKPNGEVDSGSSRKKKKVAEVRTGGAEDDNKPRGFDRGLQPERIIGATDSSGELMFLMKWKDSDEADLVPARQANVKCPQIVIAFYEERLTWHNHNDDDDKDGS